The following proteins come from a genomic window of Aquimarina sp. MAR_2010_214:
- the xrtK gene encoding exosortase K: MYSVANKNNLYFIISIVIFLLLKLGYKFSDITTLGFLLKPTNKFVEILMNSNSVFIKTIGHYHSSLNIVIDKSCSGFNFWILSFVMISFLLLKHLNTHFLKIISIPISMVYAYVVTIFVNTSRIFVSIIIQQQTNNLVKGQQHIIHETVGVITNLSFLILIYYFTKKLTLKHLHHEKLA, translated from the coding sequence ATGTATTCTGTTGCAAACAAAAACAATTTATACTTTATCATTTCAATAGTAATCTTTCTTTTATTGAAACTAGGCTACAAGTTTTCTGATATTACAACTCTAGGTTTTTTACTAAAACCAACAAACAAATTTGTAGAAATCCTAATGAACTCGAATTCAGTATTTATAAAAACTATTGGGCACTATCATTCTTCTTTAAATATTGTGATTGATAAATCTTGTTCTGGTTTCAATTTTTGGATACTATCATTTGTAATGATAAGCTTTTTATTATTAAAACATCTGAATACGCATTTCTTAAAAATAATATCAATTCCTATTTCTATGGTATATGCCTATGTTGTAACCATTTTTGTAAATACATCCCGAATTTTTGTTTCAATCATTATACAGCAACAAACAAATAACTTAGTAAAAGGTCAACAACATATTATTCATGAAACTGTTGGAGTAATTACTAATCTATCATTTTTGATTCTCATATACTATTTCACTAAAAAACTAACGCTTAAACATCTACATCATGAGAAACTTGCTTAA
- a CDS encoding tRNA-binding protein, protein MDRDLEWKEFMNVDMRVGTIIHVEIFKEARNPAYKMIVDFGELGERKTSAQITKLYQQPEELIGKQVIAVVNFPPKQIANIMSECLVLGAVGEDKEVTLLSPDLSVTNGLRVG, encoded by the coding sequence ATGGATCGAGATTTAGAGTGGAAAGAATTTATGAATGTGGATATGCGAGTGGGTACCATAATACATGTAGAAATCTTTAAAGAAGCGCGAAATCCAGCATATAAAATGATTGTTGATTTTGGTGAATTGGGAGAACGAAAAACCTCTGCACAAATCACGAAACTCTATCAACAACCCGAAGAACTTATAGGAAAACAAGTCATCGCTGTAGTCAATTTTCCGCCAAAACAAATCGCTAATATAATGAGTGAATGTTTAGTTTTAGGTGCAGTAGGAGAAGATAAAGAAGTAACTTTGTTAAGTCCTGATTTATCGGTTACAAATGGATTGCGAGTAGGGTAG
- the creD gene encoding cell envelope integrity protein CreD, with the protein METQKQKKSFGQWLKTSITVRMLMVGILILVLLIPLSYIKNLIQERSHRQEEVVKEINQKWGNEVLLYGPILKIPYQIHTLKKTWDDKTKSYNEEDIITIKHAFFFPNTLDIKANIESETLGRSIYESVVYTSDMKITGSFTTPNFETQDIAAADILWNKATVQVNSTNLKGIRSNLELKLGTDQYPLRSRYAQNSYTNTLETKFLKENSLPKERTIDFSLDLLINGSEQLRFIPVGRETNVSMTSNWASPSFNGNYLPDTKTKQISDQGFKANWKVLQINREFEQEFFGELPHINASAFGVKLLIPVDEYQKSERAAKYGYLVIALTFLVFFLIQAISKIHIHPFQYLMVGLALTMFYTLLISISEHSSFLQAYAIAGSAVVLLISMYSKAILRSYKFMGFIAASLTALYAFIFVIIQLESYALLVGSIGLFLILGAIMMISRKIDWRND; encoded by the coding sequence ATGGAAACCCAAAAACAAAAAAAGTCCTTTGGACAATGGTTAAAGACTTCAATTACTGTTCGAATGTTAATGGTCGGAATACTAATTTTAGTACTATTAATTCCCTTGTCCTATATTAAAAACTTAATACAAGAGCGTTCCCATAGGCAAGAAGAAGTTGTCAAAGAGATTAATCAAAAATGGGGAAATGAAGTATTATTATATGGTCCGATTCTTAAAATCCCTTATCAGATACATACCTTAAAAAAAACCTGGGATGACAAAACAAAATCATATAACGAAGAAGATATTATTACCATAAAACATGCCTTTTTCTTTCCTAATACATTAGACATAAAAGCCAATATCGAGTCCGAAACCTTAGGAAGAAGTATTTACGAGTCTGTAGTATATACATCTGACATGAAAATAACAGGTTCTTTCACTACTCCAAACTTTGAAACGCAGGATATTGCAGCAGCAGATATTTTATGGAATAAAGCTACTGTACAAGTGAACTCAACAAACTTAAAAGGTATACGAAGTAATCTTGAGTTAAAATTGGGAACAGATCAATATCCTTTACGCTCTCGATATGCACAAAACTCATATACAAATACTTTGGAAACTAAATTTCTAAAAGAAAATTCTTTACCTAAGGAGCGTACGATCGATTTTAGCCTGGATCTCCTGATTAATGGGAGTGAACAGTTACGATTTATTCCCGTAGGTCGAGAGACCAATGTATCTATGACATCAAATTGGGCTTCACCGAGTTTCAATGGCAATTATCTACCCGACACTAAGACCAAACAGATATCTGATCAAGGTTTTAAAGCTAATTGGAAAGTACTACAAATTAACAGAGAATTTGAACAGGAATTTTTTGGAGAATTACCACATATTAACGCCTCTGCTTTTGGTGTTAAATTACTAATCCCAGTTGATGAATATCAAAAAAGTGAACGTGCCGCCAAGTATGGGTATCTTGTAATTGCTCTTACCTTTTTGGTATTCTTTTTAATTCAGGCAATTAGCAAAATTCATATTCATCCTTTTCAATATTTAATGGTTGGATTAGCATTAACTATGTTTTATACATTATTGATTTCTATATCAGAACATTCAAGTTTTTTACAAGCATATGCCATAGCTGGTAGCGCAGTAGTCTTGCTAATTTCTATGTATTCGAAAGCAATACTTAGAAGCTACAAATTTATGGGATTCATTGCCGCTTCTTTAACAGCATTATATGCATTCATTTTTGTGATTATTCAATTAGAGAGTTATGCGTTATTAGTAGGAAGTATAGGATTATTCTTAATTTTGGGAGCAATAATGATGATATCTCGTAAAATTGATTGGAGGAATGATTAA
- a CDS encoding DUF1801 domain-containing protein — protein MNPAEEYILRQSEPFKSILLHLQVVVETTLPEVELLFKWRVPFYYVGKSPICYLNVTKDYVDVGFWSAQYFTKHQEKLESDKRKYVKSLRYQNIDDINDQVLIEVLKEAYVFRNEKFITD, from the coding sequence ATGAATCCAGCAGAAGAATATATTTTAAGACAATCAGAACCATTTAAATCTATATTGCTTCATCTACAGGTGGTGGTCGAAACGACACTACCAGAAGTTGAATTATTGTTTAAATGGAGAGTTCCTTTTTATTACGTAGGCAAAAGTCCAATCTGTTATCTTAATGTGACCAAAGATTATGTAGATGTAGGGTTTTGGAGCGCACAATATTTTACCAAACACCAGGAGAAACTAGAATCTGATAAAAGAAAATATGTAAAATCTCTACGATATCAAAACATAGATGATATCAATGATCAGGTACTTATAGAAGTCCTCAAAGAAGCTTATGTTTTTAGAAATGAAAAATTTATAACTGATTAA
- a CDS encoding DUF1361 domain-containing protein: protein MNIIEKQTPFIKLFTFSVTFSLLLLVIRALKTESYFYLFLVWNLFLACIPYGITMLLSVRKTNQFIFWLGFVIWLIFLPNSPYILTDLQHIRSSTLESVWFDVLLILSFAINGLVIGFASLWMMQTLLLEKFSKKITNLISYSILLLCGFGIYLGRVLRWNSWDILQNPSGILADILKRILFPTQHINTWAFTIGFGGFLMITYRMIQYYQEKNN, encoded by the coding sequence ATGAATATTATAGAAAAACAAACGCCTTTCATAAAACTATTTACGTTTTCAGTAACATTTAGTTTGCTATTATTAGTAATCAGAGCTTTAAAAACAGAATCTTATTTTTATTTATTCCTGGTATGGAATCTCTTTTTAGCATGTATACCTTATGGCATTACAATGCTATTAAGTGTACGTAAAACAAATCAATTTATTTTCTGGTTAGGTTTTGTGATATGGTTGATATTTTTGCCTAATTCTCCATACATCTTAACCGATTTACAACATATTAGATCAAGTACTCTGGAATCTGTTTGGTTTGATGTTTTGCTTATTCTATCCTTTGCCATCAATGGTTTGGTTATCGGCTTTGCTTCTTTATGGATGATGCAGACACTACTTCTGGAAAAATTTTCTAAAAAGATTACAAATCTCATCTCATACAGTATTCTACTATTATGTGGTTTTGGGATATATCTGGGAAGAGTATTGAGATGGAACAGTTGGGATATACTTCAAAATCCATCAGGGATTTTAGCCGATATTTTAAAAAGAATCTTATTCCCTACTCAACATATTAACACCTGGGCATTTACGATAGGTTTTGGCGGTTTTTTGATGATCACCTATCGAATGATTCAATATTATCAAGAAAAAAACAATTAA
- a CDS encoding cell division ATP-binding protein FtsE has product MSNTVLCLKNASIYQRESLILSDVNVEVNKGDFVYLIGKTGTGKSSFMKTLYGDLPLLEGEGSIVDFDLPTLQENQIPFLRRKLGIVFQDFKLLNDRTVKGNLLFVLKATGWTDEKGMDSKIDDVLDKVGMKTKDFKYPYQLSGGEQQRIAIARALLNDPELILADEPTGNLDPQTSVEVMEVLRDINKNGNTILMATHDYALLLKYPSKTLKCDGNKVFEVVQRKG; this is encoded by the coding sequence ATGTCCAATACGGTATTATGCCTCAAAAATGCTTCAATTTATCAACGCGAAAGTTTAATTCTTTCTGATGTCAATGTTGAAGTAAATAAAGGTGATTTTGTATATCTTATTGGTAAGACTGGTACAGGTAAAAGTAGCTTTATGAAAACGTTGTATGGGGACCTTCCTTTACTAGAAGGTGAAGGTAGTATTGTTGACTTTGATCTACCTACACTACAAGAAAATCAAATCCCTTTTTTACGTAGAAAATTAGGTATTGTATTTCAGGATTTTAAATTGCTTAACGACAGAACGGTAAAAGGCAATCTTTTATTTGTCCTTAAAGCCACAGGTTGGACCGATGAAAAAGGGATGGACAGTAAAATTGATGATGTATTGGATAAAGTAGGTATGAAAACTAAGGATTTTAAATATCCATATCAATTATCTGGTGGAGAACAACAACGTATTGCTATTGCAAGAGCATTACTTAATGATCCTGAGTTAATATTAGCTGATGAGCCTACCGGAAACCTGGATCCACAGACATCTGTAGAGGTTATGGAAGTTTTAAGGGATATCAACAAGAATGGTAACACCATACTTATGGCAACTCACGATTATGCTTTATTACTTAAATACCCTTCTAAAACATTAAAATGTGATGGAAATAAAGTATTTGAAGTTGTACAGAGGAAAGGGTAA
- a CDS encoding transcriptional regulator — protein MKNIIDNINKAFDHRIRLGIMSILIVNEYADFKMLKELLGATDGNLASHTKALEKDEYIMVEKSFIGRKPNTRYSVTKKGREAFKKHVEAIETLLKQ, from the coding sequence ATGAAAAATATAATTGATAATATAAACAAAGCTTTTGATCATCGAATTCGATTAGGAATTATGTCGATTTTGATTGTAAATGAATATGCCGATTTTAAAATGTTAAAAGAGCTTCTAGGAGCTACCGATGGCAACCTGGCAAGCCACACCAAAGCTTTGGAAAAAGACGAATATATTATGGTAGAAAAATCATTTATAGGTAGAAAGCCAAATACAAGATACAGTGTTACCAAAAAAGGCCGAGAAGCCTTTAAAAAACACGTAGAAGCTATTGAAACATTACTAAAACAGTAG
- a CDS encoding MSEP-CTERM sorting domain-containing protein: protein MRNLLNPRWIFIINTLPIVLLFFLFSEEYTIIKSLLDQESIKCWKVFGSSLMILGILNLAYAIYLTLKKQNVSFLYGVIALLSYIPYIYLYNSYYDQIIPFSIPSWMVSNNIILYVGTFLMPTLAYSIFILVIHFTPKDKNHTAWKNFLIAIITPVFWYVFFLVILPLWKPLNSNFETHALIIFIISGTIIFLFFLVRGVFILATKKATVFQKYELVWKIPIALVFPLLGLLINNEVLFNDSDTANTLGIFGDFNTIWFYILAVLNGILICLPNKAQKTYQILLYIGRCITFMYTFYFFIVFLPFLPLSVIAIIAMGSGFLMLTPLVLFIIHINELTKNFALLTDYFSKNTLRIISVLSFLIIPLCITVSFITDRNILHETLDYIYSPDYSKTYKVNKKSLVKTLEVVKKNREKRNGDMIFGNQIPYLSSYFNKIVLGNLTLSSSKIDKIAHIFNGINAEQVTPENLRNEEVNVSKIQSKSTYDPIKNVWKSWVDIEITNNSNTNFAEYATTFKLPEGCWISDYYLYVGDKKEMGILAEKKAAMWVFSQIQNENKDPGILYYLTGNKVAFRIFPFFRNEIRKTGIEFLHKTPIQLTIDQNVLTLGDTNHKNIENPSKEKQVIYISAQQKQKLKKVQRTPYFHFLVDISKEKHQSIDEFTKRIEKLVHKEKTLGANAQITFVNSYISQASSNKKWKEDYQNQEFQGGFYLDRAIKTTLFNSYQNNTHSYPILVVVTDTIQNAILDNDFSDFSMTFPENNQFYNLSKKGGLQPYSLIKNPSFPLDEKTEVRFDQKVLEYKYDTHSIAYLPDNGEPSIILKDGIYKNIKNTPSQSQWDKGLMMQGLWISQILHPETSDKEWIELVKNSFSNHIMTPVTSFLVVENEAQKAILKKKQEQVLSGKKSLDIGDETTRMSEPNIIITLILLLIILCYKKRITLKHLLG from the coding sequence ATGAGAAACTTGCTTAACCCCAGATGGATTTTTATAATTAACACATTACCAATCGTGTTATTATTCTTCCTTTTTTCAGAAGAATATACCATTATCAAAAGTTTACTTGATCAAGAAAGTATCAAGTGTTGGAAAGTTTTTGGCAGCTCACTAATGATACTAGGTATTCTAAATCTAGCATATGCTATATACCTAACACTAAAAAAACAAAATGTTTCTTTCCTTTACGGTGTCATTGCATTGCTAAGCTATATTCCTTACATATACCTCTACAACTCATATTATGACCAAATTATTCCTTTCTCTATTCCCTCATGGATGGTTTCTAATAATATCATTTTATATGTAGGAACATTTCTGATGCCAACATTAGCATACTCCATATTTATTTTGGTCATTCATTTTACTCCAAAAGATAAAAATCATACAGCATGGAAAAACTTTTTAATTGCTATTATAACCCCTGTTTTTTGGTACGTATTCTTTCTTGTTATCCTTCCATTATGGAAACCCCTAAATAGTAATTTTGAAACCCATGCGTTAATTATTTTCATAATTAGTGGTACTATCATATTTCTTTTTTTCTTAGTCAGAGGAGTTTTTATCCTAGCCACAAAAAAAGCTACTGTCTTTCAAAAATATGAACTCGTATGGAAAATACCTATAGCGCTCGTATTTCCATTACTTGGGTTATTAATCAATAATGAAGTTCTATTTAATGATTCTGACACAGCAAATACTTTAGGGATATTTGGAGATTTCAATACTATTTGGTTTTACATTCTTGCCGTGCTTAATGGTATTCTTATTTGTTTACCTAATAAAGCTCAAAAGACTTATCAAATTCTTTTATATATAGGAAGATGTATCACCTTTATGTACACTTTCTATTTTTTCATTGTCTTTTTACCTTTTCTTCCTTTGTCAGTTATAGCTATTATAGCAATGGGATCTGGTTTTTTAATGCTTACCCCTCTTGTTCTTTTCATAATTCATATTAATGAACTTACTAAAAACTTTGCTCTTTTAACAGATTATTTCTCAAAAAACACATTGCGAATTATTTCAGTTCTTAGTTTTTTAATTATCCCTTTGTGTATTACAGTTTCTTTTATAACGGATAGAAATATTTTACATGAAACCTTAGATTATATATATAGCCCAGATTATTCTAAAACATATAAAGTCAATAAAAAATCATTGGTAAAAACACTAGAAGTTGTTAAAAAGAATCGAGAAAAAAGAAATGGAGATATGATCTTTGGTAATCAGATTCCATATCTATCATCTTATTTCAATAAAATTGTCTTAGGAAACTTAACTTTATCTAGTTCAAAAATTGACAAAATAGCACATATTTTTAACGGAATCAATGCTGAGCAAGTCACTCCAGAAAACTTAAGAAATGAAGAAGTCAATGTTTCTAAAATACAAAGCAAAAGTACTTATGACCCCATTAAAAATGTGTGGAAAAGTTGGGTTGATATAGAAATCACCAATAATAGTAATACAAATTTTGCTGAATATGCAACTACTTTTAAATTACCTGAAGGTTGCTGGATCAGTGATTATTATTTATATGTAGGTGATAAAAAAGAAATGGGAATTCTAGCAGAAAAAAAGGCTGCAATGTGGGTTTTTTCTCAAATACAAAATGAAAATAAAGATCCTGGAATTCTATATTATCTTACCGGAAACAAAGTTGCTTTCAGAATTTTTCCATTTTTCAGAAACGAAATCAGAAAAACAGGAATTGAATTTTTACATAAAACTCCAATTCAATTAACGATCGATCAAAATGTATTAACATTAGGCGACACAAATCACAAAAACATTGAAAACCCTTCTAAAGAAAAACAGGTTATATATATTTCTGCTCAACAAAAACAAAAACTCAAAAAAGTCCAACGCACACCTTATTTTCATTTTCTGGTAGATATTTCTAAAGAAAAACATCAATCTATTGATGAGTTCACCAAAAGAATTGAAAAGTTGGTCCATAAAGAAAAAACTCTTGGCGCAAATGCTCAAATCACTTTTGTTAACAGTTATATTTCGCAAGCTTCATCAAATAAAAAATGGAAAGAAGATTACCAAAATCAAGAATTTCAAGGTGGATTCTATCTAGATAGAGCAATAAAAACAACTTTATTTAATTCTTATCAAAACAATACCCACTCATACCCAATTCTGGTAGTGGTTACAGATACAATTCAAAACGCAATTCTTGATAACGATTTTTCTGATTTCAGTATGACTTTTCCAGAAAATAATCAATTTTATAATTTGTCTAAAAAAGGGGGTTTACAGCCATACTCACTTATAAAAAACCCAAGTTTCCCACTTGATGAAAAAACAGAAGTTAGATTTGATCAAAAGGTTCTCGAATATAAATATGATACTCACTCTATTGCTTACCTACCTGATAATGGAGAACCTAGTATTATCTTAAAAGATGGAATCTATAAAAATATTAAAAATACTCCCTCACAATCCCAATGGGATAAAGGATTAATGATGCAAGGGCTTTGGATTTCTCAGATCCTACATCCTGAAACATCAGATAAAGAATGGATTGAACTAGTCAAAAACAGTTTTTCTAATCATATCATGACACCTGTTACTTCATTTTTGGTAGTTGAAAATGAAGCACAAAAAGCAATTCTTAAAAAGAAACAAGAACAAGTATTATCTGGAAAAAAATCACTGGACATTGGTGATGAAACAACTAGAATGAGTGAACCTAATATAATCATAACTCTGATTTTGTTACTAATTATATTATGTTATAAAAAAAGAATAACATTAAAACACCTTCTGGGTTAG
- the typA gene encoding translational GTPase TypA translates to MTAIKNIAIIAHVDHGKTTLVDKIMYHCQLFRENENTGDLILDNNDLERERGITITSKNVSVIYKETKINIIDTPGHADFGGEVERVLNMADGVLLLVDAFEGPMPQTRFVLQKAIDLGLKPCVVVNKVDKENCTPDEVHEKVFDLMFELGAEEWQLDFPTVYGSAKNNWMSDDWKNETDNIEPLLDMVIEHIPSPKIEEGTPQMLITSLDFSSFTGRIAIGRLQRGTLTEGMQVSLVKRDGTIKKSKIKELHTFEGLGRMKVEKVEAGDICALVGLEGFEIGDTVADIENPEGLKTIAIDEPTMSMLFTINDSPFFGKDGKFVTSRHIKERLAKELEKNLALRVNDTDSADKFLVFGRGVLHLSVLIETMRREGYELQIGQPQVIIKEIDGTKCEPIEELTIDLPENVSGKAVEMVTMRKGEMLSMEAKGDRMVCEFMIPSRGIIGLRNQLLTATAGEAIMAHRFKEYQPLKGDIPGRINGSLVSMEKGSAIPYSIDKLQDRGKFFVDPGEDIYEGQVIGENSRGDDMTVNITKTKKLSNVRSSGADDKAKIVPAIKFSLEEALEYIQKDEYVEVTPNHLRLRKIYLTEVERKRNKIV, encoded by the coding sequence ATGACAGCTATAAAAAATATTGCGATAATTGCTCACGTAGATCACGGTAAGACTACGTTGGTAGATAAGATTATGTACCATTGTCAATTATTTCGTGAAAATGAAAATACAGGTGATTTAATTTTGGACAATAATGACCTGGAGCGCGAAAGAGGAATTACCATTACCTCAAAAAACGTTTCGGTTATCTATAAAGAAACCAAAATTAATATCATAGATACTCCTGGTCACGCCGATTTTGGAGGAGAGGTAGAGCGTGTATTGAATATGGCAGATGGAGTATTACTACTGGTAGATGCTTTTGAAGGACCTATGCCGCAAACTCGTTTTGTACTACAAAAAGCAATTGACCTTGGGTTAAAGCCTTGTGTTGTAGTTAATAAGGTGGATAAAGAAAACTGTACGCCAGACGAAGTTCATGAAAAAGTATTTGACCTGATGTTCGAACTTGGTGCCGAAGAATGGCAGCTCGATTTTCCTACAGTATATGGTTCTGCTAAGAATAACTGGATGAGTGATGACTGGAAGAATGAAACAGATAATATAGAACCTCTGCTTGATATGGTAATTGAGCATATTCCTTCTCCGAAAATTGAAGAAGGTACTCCTCAAATGTTAATCACATCGTTAGATTTCTCATCATTTACAGGGCGTATTGCTATTGGACGTTTACAAAGAGGTACTTTGACCGAAGGTATGCAGGTTTCTTTGGTAAAACGAGATGGAACGATAAAAAAATCTAAAATAAAAGAACTTCACACTTTTGAAGGCCTTGGAAGAATGAAGGTAGAAAAAGTAGAAGCTGGTGATATTTGTGCATTGGTAGGGCTTGAAGGTTTTGAAATTGGAGATACTGTAGCAGATATAGAGAATCCTGAAGGGTTAAAAACTATCGCTATCGATGAACCTACCATGAGTATGTTGTTTACAATTAATGATTCTCCTTTCTTTGGAAAAGACGGAAAATTTGTAACCTCCAGACATATTAAAGAAAGATTAGCAAAAGAACTAGAGAAAAATTTAGCACTTAGAGTTAATGATACGGATAGTGCAGATAAGTTTTTGGTATTCGGACGAGGTGTACTGCATTTATCAGTATTGATTGAAACTATGCGTCGTGAAGGATATGAATTGCAGATTGGACAACCACAAGTAATCATTAAAGAAATAGATGGTACTAAATGTGAGCCAATCGAAGAATTAACTATTGATTTACCTGAGAATGTATCAGGAAAAGCTGTAGAAATGGTAACTATGCGTAAAGGAGAAATGCTTAGTATGGAAGCCAAAGGAGATCGTATGGTATGTGAATTTATGATACCATCCAGAGGAATTATTGGTCTACGTAATCAATTATTGACAGCAACTGCAGGTGAAGCAATTATGGCACACCGTTTTAAAGAATATCAACCACTTAAAGGAGATATTCCTGGGCGTATTAATGGCTCATTAGTTTCTATGGAAAAAGGTTCTGCAATACCATATTCTATTGATAAGTTGCAAGATAGAGGTAAATTCTTTGTAGATCCGGGAGAAGATATTTATGAAGGACAGGTGATTGGAGAAAATTCTAGAGGTGATGATATGACAGTTAATATCACCAAAACAAAGAAATTATCAAATGTACGTTCTTCGGGAGCAGATGATAAGGCTAAGATTGTGCCTGCAATTAAGTTTTCATTAGAAGAAGCTTTAGAATATATCCAGAAAGATGAATACGTAGAAGTTACACCTAATCATTTAAGATTGCGTAAAATCTACTTAACTGAAGTTGAACGTAAACGAAATAAAATCGTTTAA
- a CDS encoding Coq4 family protein: MRAYILEMIYELSKKPYQKWFKKQPSWDISAKTLITYPKGSLGFHLGCFLLQHDFSPQPKLENHDVFHVLTSIGISVPEEVAMQYYLLGNGKLTIYLVSVIIIGTLFYPDKIKLFKKAYRKGKTAYPFYQLDYKKLLHQPVQTLKTTFLITSL, translated from the coding sequence ATGAGAGCATATATTTTAGAAATGATTTATGAATTAAGTAAAAAACCGTATCAGAAATGGTTTAAAAAACAACCATCTTGGGATATTTCGGCGAAAACACTTATTACATATCCTAAGGGAAGTCTTGGGTTTCATTTAGGATGCTTCTTACTACAGCATGATTTTAGTCCACAACCCAAATTAGAAAATCATGATGTTTTTCATGTATTAACCAGTATTGGCATATCTGTGCCCGAAGAGGTAGCTATGCAATATTACCTTTTAGGAAACGGTAAACTAACAATATACCTGGTTTCAGTCATCATAATAGGCACCTTGTTTTATCCAGATAAAATTAAACTTTTTAAAAAAGCATATCGAAAAGGCAAAACAGCCTATCCTTTTTATCAACTGGATTACAAAAAACTTTTGCATCAGCCTGTACAAACTTTGAAAACCACATTTTTAATCACATCATTATGA
- the kdsA gene encoding 3-deoxy-8-phosphooctulonate synthase, translating into MQLENIPNLKNLDSNNFFLLAGPCAIEGEEMALRIAEKVVTITSKLKIPYVFKGSFKKANRSRIDSFTGIGNEKALKILRKVGETFEIPTVTDIHENEDAALAAEYVDILQIPAFLVRQTDLVVAAAKTGKTVNLKKGQFMSPEAMQHAVKKVKDSGNNNAMITDRGTMFGYQDMIVDFRGIPTMKQYGTTVLDVTHSLQQPNQSSGVTGGRPDMIETIARAGIVTGVDGLFMETHFDPANAKSDGANMLHIDHLEKLLSNLVAIRQTVNQL; encoded by the coding sequence ATGCAATTAGAAAATATTCCAAACCTCAAGAACCTAGATTCAAACAACTTTTTTCTCCTGGCCGGCCCTTGTGCAATTGAAGGAGAAGAGATGGCATTGCGTATTGCAGAAAAAGTAGTTACTATTACTTCTAAACTTAAAATTCCTTATGTTTTTAAAGGATCATTTAAAAAGGCTAACCGTAGCCGTATTGATAGCTTTACAGGGATAGGTAATGAGAAAGCATTAAAAATTTTACGTAAAGTTGGAGAAACTTTTGAAATTCCAACGGTTACTGATATTCATGAAAATGAGGATGCAGCACTTGCAGCCGAGTATGTAGACATTTTACAAATCCCGGCTTTTTTGGTACGCCAAACGGATCTTGTAGTGGCTGCTGCAAAAACAGGAAAAACAGTTAATTTAAAGAAAGGACAATTTATGAGTCCTGAAGCTATGCAACATGCTGTAAAAAAGGTGAAAGATAGTGGCAATAATAATGCAATGATCACAGATCGTGGAACTATGTTTGGTTATCAGGATATGATTGTTGATTTCAGAGGAATCCCTACGATGAAACAATATGGTACTACTGTACTTGATGTAACACATTCGTTACAGCAACCTAACCAATCTAGTGGTGTGACTGGAGGAAGACCTGATATGATAGAAACTATTGCACGTGCAGGAATAGTTACAGGAGTAGATGGTTTATTTATGGAGACACACTTTGATCCTGCTAATGCCAAGAGTGATGGTGCCAATATGTTACATATTGATCACCTAGAAAAACTATTGAGTAATTTGGTTGCCATTAGACAAACGGTTAATCAGTTATAA